One stretch of Prunus persica cultivar Lovell chromosome G1, Prunus_persica_NCBIv2, whole genome shotgun sequence DNA includes these proteins:
- the LOC18788544 gene encoding protein NRT1/ PTR FAMILY 2.13, whose translation MAREKCFSNLSSDESSESSDALLPEKDDHLDLLDSSSAIQTKPGWKAMPYILANESIEKMATYGLTTNFMVYLVRKYHMDQVSAANILNIWICGYSLLTVVGASVADIYLGKFLTIALASLATLVGMVTITLTAFVPQLRPPPCFVDGQQHLEHCISNTKTQLGFLLLGLSWLAIGTGGIRPCSIPFGIDQFDSTTLEGRKSVHSYFNWYYTSSTVVMLINQTLVIYIQDSVSWAWGFSIPTLLMSCAIALFLAGSKIYHHVKPEGSTYVSFAQVLVAAYKKRHLKLHDDERVLGVFSDVSLDGNVVLSKLPLTAQLSSLKKAALVVDDDLKDDGSCANPWRLCSIQQVEEVICFMKILPIWASGGICFMTYAQEGTFVVSQALKMDRHIGPNFQMPAGSIKMMSLISLCICLPFYDRVLQPALKKITKHENGITTLQRIGLGYLFSILFAAVAGLVEQQRRASSLSHASADGVAPMSVFWLFPQLMFLGLFELFGVVGHIELYNKEFPEKMRSIANSLFYLCVAGGTYLSTLVVSIVYRVTGKHGQPNWLGNDINAGRLDYFYFLIAALGVLNFVYFWSCARGYTYNYKANVNVVETIQTDILV comes from the exons ATGGCGAGGGAAAAGTGCTTCTCAAACCTTTCTTCTGATGAGTCTTCTGAATCCTCCGACGCATTGTTGCCAGAAAAAGATGACCATCTAGACTTGCTAGATTCAAGTAGCGCAATCCAAACAAAGCCTGGATGGAAGGCCATGCCATACATCCTAg CTAATGAATCAATTGAGAAGATGGCAACATATGGGCTGACAACAAATTTTATGGTGTATTTGGTGAGGAAGTATCACATGGATCAGGTTTCTGCTGCCAACATTCTCAACATTTGGATCTGCGGCTACTCTTTATTGACAGTCGTTGGTGCCTCAGTTGCTGATATCTATCTTGGCAAATTTCTCACCATTGCGCTGGCTTCCCTTGCAACTCTCGTG GGGATGGTAACAATAACTCTGACAGCCTTTGTGCCACAATTAAGACCTCCACCTTGCTTCGTTGATGGGCAACAACATCTTGAGCACTGTATTTCCAACACAAAAACCCAACTGGGTTTCTTGCTGCTTGGGCTATCTTGGCTAGCCATAGGCACAGGTGGAATTAGGCCCTGCAGCATTCCCTTTGGCATTGACCAGTTTGACTCAACCACTCTAGAAGGCAGAAAATCAGTCCATAGCTATTTTAATTGGTACTACACTTCATCCACTGTGGTCATGTTGATCAACCAAACCCTGGTGATCTACATCCAAGACTCAGTTAGTTGGGCCTGGGGATTTAGCATCCCCACCCTCCTCATGTCTTGTGCAATTGCCCTGTTTTTGGCTGGCTCCAAAATTTACCACCATGTGAAGCCAGAAGGAAGCACGTATGTCAGCTTTGCACAAGTTCTTGTTGCTGCCTACAAGAAGCGCCATCTTAAGCTTCATGACGACGAAAGGGTACTCGGAGTTTTCTCCGATGTTTCATTGGATGGAAATGTGGTGCTCTCCAAGCTCCCTCTCACTGCACAATTAAG CTCCTTGAAGAAAGCAGCTTTAGTAGTGGACGATGACTTAAAAGATGATGGGTCTTGTGCAAATCCATGGAGGCTGTGCAGCATCCAACAGGTTGAAGAGGTGATATGCTTCATGAAAATCCTCCCAATATGGGCTTCTGGTGGCATCTGCTTCATGACCTATGCGCAAGAAGGAACATTTGTAGTGTCACAAGCCCTCAAAATGGACAGGCACATTGGACCCAATTTCCAAATGCCCGCTGGGTCAATCAAAATGATGTCATTGATCTCATTATGCATATGCCTCCCATTCTACGACCGTGTCCTCCAACCGGCCCTAAAAAAGATCACCAAACACGAAAACGGCATCACAACTCTCCAAAGAATAGGACTTGGGTATTTGTTCTCGATTCTGTTCGCGGCAGTGGCTGGACTGGTTGAGCAACAGAGAAGAGCTTCTTCTTTGTCACACGCTTCAGCAGATGGCGTTGCTCCCATGTCAGTGTTTTGGCTATTTCCACAGCTAATGTTCCTTGGCCTGTTTGAGTTGTTTGGCGTTGTTGGGCACATTGAATTGTACAACAAGGAGTTTCCTGAGAAGATGAGGAGCATTGCGAATTCTCTGTTCTATCTTTGCGTAGCTGGGGGTACTTATTTGAGCACCTTGGTGGTGAGCATTGTGTACAGAGTTACAGGGAAGCACGGGCAGCCCAACTGGTTGGGCAACGATATCAATGCCGGCAGACTGGACTATTTCTACTTCCTAATAGCTGCTCTCGGGGTGCTgaattttgtgtatttttggTCCTGTGCTCGTGGATATACTTACAATTACAAGGCCAACGTAAACGTAGTAGAGACTATACAGACTGACATTTTGGTTTAG
- the LOC109947057 gene encoding uncharacterized protein LOC109947057 encodes MDKSWIDLTDRSSNEYLNGLESFLDFAFDNSMGDTRIYCPCKKCYNRYFVTREVARAHIIVDGFWSKYKNWTHGQRHQSLYVDKYMGNSSASVVDDDIIGMVHEAFEHPNLDSSMRNDGSTENEYGEGPNDETTNYFKLLQDAECPLYPGCKNFTKLSFIVRLLHTKVLCGWTDKSVTILLTLLKEAFPNEVQLPDSYNEAQKITDDLAFTYNTWDACPNNCMLFRNEDEKLESCAICHESRYKKVDGQPTNVVNGNRKIPAKQVRYFPLKPRLQRLFMSSKTASHMRWHAEERTDDGVLRHPADSPAWKEFDAKNPDFSSEVRNVRLGLSSDGFSPFRTMGIPHSTWPVILMPYNLPPWMSMKQPFYILSVLIDGPNAPGNKIDVYMQPMIDELKELWHEGVDTYDASKNQMFKLRAALLWTISDFPAYANLSGWSTKGAKACPCCNKDTRSVWLTNGRKYCYMGHRRFLSTSHRFRKDRVSFDGTREWGHAPLKLSGSDVKRQLQGVLTEYKKEDIRKRKRHEVEKNNNESYWKKRSIFFELPYWDHNLIRHNLDVMHIEKNCSENILWTVLGVAKKTKDNLQARRDLQEWGIRQPLHPQERGSNKAYLPPACFTMNRENKDVFLKVLKEVKVPDGYSSNISRRVQLKERTIFGLKSHDHHILMQQLLPIAARRALPKHVVEALIEFTNFFRQLCSKVNLPSDLEKIQDRIVHTLCRMEKIFPMSFFGVMEHLPVHLAEEALIAGAVQFRWMYPIERYLLTLKRYVRNRARPEASIAKGYLMEECMNFCALYLNEVETKLHRPARNDDGGSDFGRPITKGVKIRLDDITWTQAHSQHLEILAREMPRRANHYIRKVHNETFHIWFKTYVQTQMQTTNAVFSEEIINLANGPDQFARRFKGYVINGSKFRTKESEKNRTTQNSGVVLKADTMSYASARDNNPRLGDVIFYGVLTDVVEIRYTNAMKFVLFKCDWVNGLGGVKEDEFKFTLVNFNHLLYRDNAIGDEPFILAQQAKQVCYVQDPVDPNWHVVLNMTVRDLFDMYSKDSYHSPAMVPQVELYAPQQLDETIYLNDEDVGWVREGVDGTTVDTNVQIEEAEMEECD; translated from the exons ATGGACAAGAGTTGGATCGATTTAACTGATAGGTCATCGAATGAATATCTCAATGGGCTTGAAAGTTTTTTAGATTTTGCATTTGACAACAGCATGGGTGATACAAGGATTTATTGTCCCTGCAAAAAATGTTACAATCGTTACTTTGTTACAAGGGAGGTAGCAAGAGCACATATAATAGTTGATGGGTTTTGGTCAAAGTACAAAAATTGGACTCATGGTCAGAGACACCAATCATTATATGTTGACAAATATATGGGGAATAGTTCTGCTTCAGTTGTGGATGATGATATAATTGGAATGGTACATGAGGCATTTGAGCATCCAAATTTGGATTCTAGTATGAGGAATGATGGCTCAACAGAAAATGAATATGGTGAGGGGCCAAATGATGAGACTacaaattatttcaaattgCTACAAGATGCAGAATGTCCTTTGTATCCGGGGTGTAAAAATTTCACTAAATTATCATTTATTGTTCGGTTGCTACATACAAAAGTACTTTGTGGATGGACCGACAAGTCAGTGACAATTTTGTTAACTCTTCTGAAAGAAGCTTTCCCCAATGAAGTACAACTACCAGATTCATATAACGAGGCTCAAAAGATAACAGATGACCTAGCTTTCACATACAATACATGGGATGCATGTCCCAATAATTGTATGTTATTTAGAAATGAGGATGAGAAACTTGAATCATGTGCTATTTGTCACGAATCTAGATATAAAAAAGTTGATGGGCAGCCTACAAATGTTGTGAATGGGAATAGAAAAATACCTGCAAAACAAGTAAGATACTTTCCATTGAAGCCAAGATTGCAAAGACTTTTTATGTCATCAAAAACTGCTTCGCATATGAGATGGCATGCAGAAGAGCGTACTGATGATGGTGTGCTAAGACACCCTGCTGACTCACCTGCATGGAAAGAATTTGATGCAAAGAATCCAGATTTTTCTAGTGAAGTTCGTAATGTTAGGCTTGGTTTATCATCAGATGGTTTCAGTCCATTTAGAACAATGGGCATACCTCATAGTACATGGCCTGTTATTCTCATGCCTTATAATTTACCACCATGGATGAGCATGAAGCAACCTTTCTATATTTTGTCTGTGCTTATAGATGGCCCGAATGCACCTGGTAATAAGATTGATGTATATATGCAACCAATGATTGATGAGTTAAAGGAATTATGGCATGAAGGTGTAGATACTTATGATGCTTCCAAGAATCAGATGTTTAAACTACGTGCTGCATTACTCTGGACAATCAGTGACTTTCCAGCATATGCGAATTTGTCGGGTTGGAGCACTAAAGGTGCGAAAGCATGTCCTTGTTGCAATAAGGACACTAGATCTGTTTGGTTGACTAATGGAAGAAAGTATTGTTACATGGGTCACCGACGATTTTTATCTACAAGTCATAGGTTTCGAAAAGATAGAGTGTCCTTTGATGGCACACGAGAATGGGGACATGCACCATTGAAACTTTCTGGGTCTGATGTTAAAAGACAATTGCAAGGAGTACTGACTGAGTATAAGAAAGAAGACatcagaaaaaggaaaagacatGAAGttgagaagaataataatgaaTCCTACTGGAAGAAAAGAAGTATTTTTTTCGAGTTACCGTATTGGGACCATAATTTGATTCGTCATAATCTCGATGtcatgcacattgagaagaattgTTCTGAAAATATACTATGGACAGTGTTGGGTGTTGCTAAAAAAACCAAGGATAACTTACAAGCTAGACGTGATTTACAAGAATGGGGAATAAGGCAACCATTGCACCCACAAGAACGTGGTTCTAATAAGGCATACTTACCTCCTGCATGTTTTACTATGAATAGGGAAAATAAAGATGTGTTCCTAAAAGTATTGAAGGAAGTAAAGGTACCAGATGGTTATTCTTCCAATATTTCTCGACGTGTACAGCTAAAGGAACGTACTATTTTCGGTCTTAAGAGCCACGATCATCATATACTAATGCAGCAATTACTTCCTATAGCAGCACGTAGAGCTTTGCCAAAGCATGTTGTTGAAGCATTAATCGAGTTCACCAATTTCTTTAGGCAACTTTGCTCAAAAGTGAACTTACCATCTGATTTGGAAAAAATTCAAGATCGAATTGTGCATACACTTTGCCGAATGGAGAAGATCTTTCCAATGTCCTTCTTCGGTGTAATGGAGCATTTGCCTGTTCATCTTGCCGAGGAAGCATTGATTGCTGGCGCCGTCCAATTTCGATGGATGTATCCTATCGAGAG gTATCTATTAACACTTAAACGTTATGTGCGTAATCGTGCGCGTCCTGAGGCCTCAATTGCTAAAGGGTACTTGATGGAAGAATGCATGAATTTTTGCGCACTGTACTTAAATGAAGTGGAAACGAAACTTCATAGACCAGCTCGTAATGATGATGGTGGTAGTGACTTTGGTCGTCCTATAACTAAAGGAGTTAAAATACGGCTTGATGATATTACATGGACACAAGCACATAG CCAACACCTTGAAATACTTGCGCGGGAAATGCCTCGAAGAGCAAATCATTATATTAGAAAAGTCCACAATGAGACCTTTCACATATGGTTTAAAACTTAT GTTCAGACACAAATGCAAACCACCAATGCTGTATTCTCTGAAGAAATTATCAATTTGGCTAATGGTCCAGATCAATTTGCACGAAGATTCAAGGGATATGTAATCAATGGCTCCAAATTTCGTACgaaagaaagtgaaaaaaatagaaCCACTCAAAATTCTGGGGTTGTTTTGAAAGCAGACACTATGAGTTATGCAAGTGCTAGGGACAATAATCCTCGCTTAGGTGATGTCATCTTTTATGGTGTGTTGACAGATGTGGTTGAGATTCGATATACCAATGCcatgaaatttgttttgttcaagTGTGATTGGGTTAATGGTCTTGGTGGAGTGAAAGAAGATGAGTTTAAATTCACGTTAGTGAATTTTAATCATTTGTTATACAGAGATAATGCAATAGGGGATGAGCCTTTCATCTTAGCACAACAGGCAAAGCAAGTTTGTTATGTACAGGACCCAGTGGATCCAAATTGGCATGTTGTTCTTAATATGACTGTTAGAGATCTATTTGATATGTATTCAAAAGATTCTTATCACAGTCCGGCGATGGTGCCTCAAGTTGAGTTATATGCACCCCAGCAATTGGACGAAACTATTTATTTGAATGATGAAGATGTTGGTTGGGTGAGGGAAGGAGTAGATGGAACGACAGTAGACACGAATGTTCAGATAGAAGAAGCTGAGATGGAAGAATGTGACTGA
- the LOC18793010 gene encoding 7-deoxyloganetin glucosyltransferase, which translates to MGSIPSEPPHIVCIPFPAQGHVNPFMNLAKLLHSRGFHITMVYTEFNHSRLLRFKGPEAVKNSPGFRFETIPDGVPPSNPDATQSVTELLYYTKKHSVVPLRDLIVKLNSTEGLPKVSCIISDGIMSFAIKVARELGIPEVQFWTASTCGLVAYLQFGELVKKSIFPLKDVKDVSNGYLEDTALEWIPGMQHMRLKDMPSFIRSTDPEDIAFNRWLEEAQDILTGDAIVFNTFVEFEAEVLETVSSMFPNIYNLGPLTTLNTNLIKNEVNATRPSLWKENTDCLTWLDTQKPNSVIYLNFGSIAVMTEDNFKEFAWGLANSGHPFLWIMRPDVVKGTNGTALAEEFLAETRDRSMIARWCPQDKVLAHPSVGAFLTHSGWNSTLEGICGGVPMLCWPFFAEQQVNCRYASTTWGVGLEIDSDVKREGVEALVREMMEGENGKVMRNKAVEWKKKSEIACVEGGSSYDDFERFVGYLLELSLV; encoded by the exons ATGGGATCTATTCCATCAGAGCCACCTCATATCGTGTGCATTCCATTCCCAGCACAAGGCCATGTTAACCCATTTATGAACTTGGCCAAGCTTCTTCACTCTAGAGGGTTCCATATAACCATGGTTTACACAGAGTTCAACCACAGCCGTCTGCTCCGGTTCAAAGGGCCGGAGGCGGTGAAGAACTCACCAGGTTTTCGGTTTGAGACCATCCCGGATGGGGTGCCACCCTCGAACCCAGATGCCACTCAGAGTGTCACTGAGCTTTTGTACTACACAAAGAAACATTCTGTGGTTCCGCTCAGGGACCTGATTGTAAAGCTCAATTCCACCGAGGGTTTGCCTAAGGTTAGTTGCATTATTTCGGATGGAATTATGAGCTTTGCAATTAAGGTTGCCCGAGAACTTGGAATTCCTGAGGTCCAGTTCTGGACTGCATCCACTTGTGGCCTCGTGGCCTATCTCCAATTTGGAGAACTTGTCAAAAAGAGCATCTTCCCATTAAAAG ATGTGAAAGACGTCAGCAATGGATATCTGGAAGACACTGCCCTAGAGTGGATCCCAGGGATGCAGCACATGCGCCTCAAGGACATGCCCAGCTTCATACGAAGCACCGATCCGGAAGACATTGCCTTCAACCGGTGGCTGGAAGAAGCCCAAGACATCCTCACAGGCGATGCAATCGTCTTCAACACCTTCGTAGAATTCGAAGCCGAAGTGCTCGAGACAGTCTCCTCCATGTTCCCCAACATCTACAACCTCGGCCCTCTCACCACCCTCAACACCAACCTCATCAAGAACGAAGTAAACGCCACGAGGCCAAGCCTGTGGAAGGAGAACACCGACTGCCTCACTTGGCTCGACACTCAGAAGCCCAACTCAGTCATTTACTTGAACTTCGGCAGCATCGCTGTGATGACCGAGGACAACTTCAAGGAGTTTGCATGGGGGCTGGCCAACAGCGGCCATCCCTTCTTGTGGATCATGCGGCCGGACGTAGTGAAGGGCACGAACGGGACCGCTCTGGCAGAAGAGTTTCTTGCAGAGACGAGGGATCGGAGCATGATTGCCCGATGGTGCCCCCAAGACAAGGTGCTCGCACACCCGTCCGTGGGGGCATTTTTGACTCATAGCGGATGGAACTCAACTTTGGAGGGGATTTGTGGAGGGGTGCCGATGCTTTGCTGGCCTTTCTTTGCTGAGCAGCAAGTAAACTGTAGGTACGCGAGCACGACTTGGGGGGTAGGGTTGGAGATTGATAGCGATGTGAAGAGGGAAGGGGTTGAGGCTCTGGTGAGGGAGATGATGGAAGGGGAGAATGGGAAGGTGATGAGAAACAAGGCAGTGgagtggaagaagaaatcggAGATTGCTTGTGTTGAAGGAGGATCGTCTTACGATGATTTCGAGCGGTTCGTTGGGTACCTTCTGGAGCTGTCCTTAGTTTGA
- the LOC18791373 gene encoding protein NRT1/ PTR FAMILY 2.13 produces the protein MSDQRHYTMADGNKEKQQQPRSSFCLHVTECFQDGSPKLSRKSSSPDNLEDEKHGQRKPGGWKAMPYILGNDTFERLASFGLLANFMVYLTRMLHLDQVSASNIINVWSGFTNFAPLLGAFISDAYAGRFRTIAFASFSSLLGMATVTLTAWLPQLHPPACSAQQQTLDQCTGPTRAQLGTLLLGLGFLSIGSGGIRPCSIPFGVDQFDPTTEEGQKGINSFFNWYYATFTVVLLISQTVVVYIQDKISWSVGFAIPTLLMACSIVLLLVGSRVYVHAKPQGSMFSSIAQVLVAAHKKRHIKLPEEAGMVDGKFYDPPIKGFFVPKLPLTNQLRFLSKAAVILDNDLKPDSSPINNWRLCSVQQVEELKCVIKTIPVWASAIVSFTSMTQQGTFTVSQALKMDRHLGPHFEVPAGSLSVISLLTIGLWLPFYDRLLVPALRKFTKHEGGITVLQRCGIGIIFSVLSMLVAGLIERERRSFALLHPNEHVSFAWLVPQLVLMGLCEAFNIIALIEFFNREFPDHLRSVGNALLSCAFAGSSYLSSLVVNIVHHVTGRNKRPDWLTKDINAGRLDYFYFLLAGIGVLNFFYFVYCAQRYHYKTKNVYIIEEKPYANQVELASTDV, from the exons ATGTCAGATCAAAGACACTATACCATGGCCGATGGTAACAAGGAAAAACAGCAGCAGCCAAGATCCTCATTCTGCCTCCACGTCACAGAATGCTTCCAAGACGGCAGTCCAAAGCTGTCACGCAAATCATCAAGCCCAGATAACTTGGAGGATGAAAAACATGGACAAAGAAAACCTGGTGGCTGGAAAGCCATGCCTTACATCttag GAAATGATACTTTTGAGAGGTTGGCTTCATTTGGGCTGTTGGCAAACTTTATGGTCTACTTGACGAGGATGTTGCACTTGGACCAGGTTTCTGCTTCCAACATTATCAACGTTTGGTCTGGTTTCACCAATTTTGCACCTCTCCTCGGTGCCTTCATCTCCGATGCCTATGCTGGCCGCTTTCGCACTATTGCTTTTGCTTCCTTCTCATCTCTTCTG GGAATGGCGACAGTTACTTTAACAGCATGGCTGCCGCAGCTGCATCCTCCGGCATGCAGCGCACAGCAGCAAACATTAGATCAGTGCACAGGTCCAACCAGAGCTCAACTGGGTACCTTGCTATTGGGTCTAGGATTTCTATCAATAGGCTCAGGAGGGATTAGGCCATGCAGCATCCCATTTGGAGTTGACCAGTTTGACCCAACCACAGAGGAAGGCCAAAAAGGAATTAACAGCTTCTTCAACTGGTACTATGCCACGTTTACAGTGGTTTTGTTGATCAGCCAAACTGTGGTGGTTTACATCCAAGACAAAATCAGCTGGAGTGTGGGCTTCGCGATCCCAACTCTGCTCATGGCTTGCTCGATTGTGCTTCTGCTTGTTGGATCTAGGGTTTATGTGCATGCCAAGCCGCAGGGCAGCATGTTCTCCAGCATTGCACAAGTTCTTGTTGCTGCTCACAAGAAACGGCACATTAAGCTTCCGGAAGAAGCAGGAATGGTAGATGGCAAATTCTACGATCCTCCAATCAAGGGGTTTTTCGTGCCCAAGCTTCCTCTCACCAACCAGCTCAG GTTCTTGAGCAAGGCTGCTGTAATTTTGGACAATGATTTAAAGCCAGACAGTTCTCCGATCAATAACTGGAGGCTCTGCAGCGTTCAACAAGTAGAAGAACTTAAATGCGTAATAAAAACAATCCCAGTGTGGGCTTCAGCCATCGTCAGCTTCACCTCCATGACACAGCAAGGAACATTTACTGTCTCCCAAGCCCTCAAAATGGACCGCCACCTCGGTCCTCACTTCGAAGTCCCAGCTGGCTCCCTCAGCGTCATCTCTCTGCTCACCATTGGCCTTTGGCTCCCGTTCTACGACAGGCTCCTCGTGCCAGCCCTCAGAAAATTCACAAAGCACGAAGGAGGGATCACAGTTTTGCAGAGATGTGGGATTGGGATCATATTTTCAGTCCTGTCCATGTTGGTGGCAGGGCTCattgaaagagagaggaggtcTTTTGCTCTTCTGCACCCTAATGAACACGTGTCATTCGCTTGGTTGGTCCCACAGCTGGTCCTGATGGGCCTTTGTGAGGCGTTCAATATTATAGCGTTGATTGAGTTTTTCAACAGGGAGTTCCCTGACCACTTGCGAAGTGTCGGAAATGCCCTTCTGTCTTGCGCCTTTGCTGGTTCGAGCTACTTGAGCAGCCTGGTGGTGAATATTGTGCATCATGTCACTGGAAGAAACAAGCGGCCGGATTGGCTGACTAAAGATATCAATGCTGGGAGATTAGATTACTTCTACTTCCTCCTTGCAGGGATTGGGGTCCTGAATTTTTTCTACTTCGTTTATTGTGCACAGCGATATCATTACAAGACCAAAAACGTATACATAATAGAAGAGAAACCCTATGCTAATCAAGTGGAGCTAGCTTCAACGGATGTTTGA
- the LOC18791717 gene encoding uncharacterized protein LOC18791717, with protein sequence MAPKRLREQSMEELIPASPVRAKKSRSQARSSQLHGSISSQPQLVASRRPQPTTSNQSQRQAPSMSVQSQQQASTVRLTRSQETQQCHPNLSTPSHEDEPLITPSDETGEIEPTMNGRGAACSIAEWGTGTKLHIDFDTKWKWKPIKENAQKFSTQLGVIARNARKVPLTKVSWSGMPDHILDDIWKDVQDNTDVPDAYRPHCLKIVGNRWRDWKCRLKKEWYDKYETNEERLAITPPQVPTDQWKILVKYWGLPDVKECSEANKANRALGSAPHRTGRTSFAQVKNQVRVLI encoded by the exons ATGGCCCCCAAGAGACTAAGAGAACAATCAATGGAGGAATTGATTCCCGCATCTCCTGTGAGAGCTAAAAAGAGTAGGTCACAAGCACGATCATCTCAACTACATGGATCAATTTCGAGTCAGCCTCAACTTGTTGCATCTAGGCGGCCTCAACCTACCACATCGAATCAATCTCAACGACAAGCACCATCTATGTCTGTTCAATCTCAACAACAAGCATCAACTGTGAGACTGACACGGTCTCAAGAGACACAACAATGTCACCCCAATTTGTCTACTCCTAGTCATGAGGACGAGCCTTTGATAACGCCATCAGATGAAACAG GTGAAATTGAGCCTACCATGAACGGTCGGGGTGCTGCTTGTTCTATTGCTGAATGGGGGACTGGAACAAAATTGCACATTGATTTTGATACTAAATGGAAATGGAAgccaataaaagaaaatgcacaAAAATTTAGTACACAACTGGGAGTTATAGCACGAAATGCCCGAAAGGTCCCTTTGACAAAAGTTTCATGGAGTGGTATGCCTGATCATATATTAGATGACATTTGGAAAGATGTGCAG GATAACACGGATGTCCCTGACGCATATAGACCCCATTGCTTAAAGATTGTTGGTAACAGATGGAGAGATTGGAAATGTCGGCTTAAGAAAGAATGGTATGACAAATATGAGACCAATGAAGAGCGTTTAGCCATCACTCCTCCTCAAGTCCCTACAGACCAATGGAAGATACTTGTAAAGTATTGGGGTCTGCCTGATGTTAAG GAATGTTCTGAAGCAAATAAGGCTAATCGTGCACTAGGAAGTGCCCCTCATAGGACCGGTCGTACTTCTTTTGCTCAAGTGAAAAATCAGGTAAGAGTactaatatga